CGTGTGTCAACGACAATTTGCAGTACCCGTTTGTGAACTGCCAGCCGATCACGAACCTAACACCAGGCCGTCGAACAGGCGCTGCGTCACGCTCCTGGCCATCTCTTCGACCTTCACCGGGTACAGCTCGGATAGTTGGCGGTCAACCACGAGCGCCGAGAGCCCATGAACAACGGACCAAGCGGCGAGCGCCAACTCCTTCGGATCTCCCTCTTTCACCTTTCCTGCCCTCTGGCACTCCGCGATGACATCCACCAGCAGGCCAAAAGCTTCCGCCGCCGCCTTCGCTAGCGCGGGATAAGCAACCTTGTCGGCTACTTCGGGCGCGAACATTACCCGAAAGTGGGATGGGTGGCTGCTCGCGAAGCCAATGTAGGCCAGCCCTAAGGCCTGAAAGCGCTCGATAGGGTCGCCCTTATGGCGCGCGCTACCGCGCTGCATGGCAGTCAGCGCTCGAAACCCCTCCTCTGCGACGGCTGCTAGTAGTGCTTCCTTGCCGGCGAAATGCCGGTAGGGAGCGGCTTG
The Candidatus Binatus sp. genome window above contains:
- a CDS encoding TetR/AcrR family transcriptional regulator; this translates as MTKRILTARSRRGRPQTGRPRRPYHHGNLREAILQAALRLVEAVGPGGLTLRATARLAGVSQAAPYRHFAGKEALLAAVAEEGFRALTAMQRGSARHKGDPIERFQALGLAYIGFASSHPSHFRVMFAPEVADKVAYPALAKAAAEAFGLLVDVIAECQRAGKVKEGDPKELALAAWSVVHGLSALVVDRQLSELYPVKVEEMARSVTQRLFDGLVLGS